In a single window of the Burkholderia pyrrocinia genome:
- a CDS encoding Lrp/AsnC family transcriptional regulator → MTDSKLDRIDLRILSQLQKRGRMTNVELADAVGLSPSPCLIRVKRLEKAGYIAGYGAHIQLEKLGDVQVVFTEVTLADHRREDFDRFVAAIRDVDEIVECHLASGGYDYLLKFVTRSVSHYQTIVEGLLEQNIGIEKYFSYVIIKSPFVKRHYPLESLFGERH, encoded by the coding sequence ATGACGGACAGCAAGCTAGACCGGATCGACCTGCGCATTCTTTCCCAGTTGCAAAAGCGCGGGCGCATGACCAACGTCGAACTGGCCGATGCAGTCGGACTGTCGCCGAGCCCGTGCCTGATCCGCGTGAAGCGGCTCGAGAAGGCCGGCTACATCGCCGGGTACGGCGCGCACATCCAGCTCGAGAAGCTCGGCGACGTGCAGGTGGTGTTTACCGAGGTCACGCTGGCCGACCACCGGCGCGAGGACTTCGACCGGTTCGTCGCGGCGATCCGCGATGTCGACGAGATCGTCGAGTGCCATCTCGCGAGCGGCGGCTACGACTATCTGCTCAAGTTCGTCACGCGCAGCGTGAGCCACTACCAGACGATCGTCGAAGGGCTGCTCGAGCAGAACATCGGCATCGAGAAGTATTTCAGCTACGTGATCATCAAGTCGCCGTTCGTCAAGCGCCACTACCCGCTCGAATCGCTGTTCGGCGAGCGGCACTGA
- a CDS encoding NAD-dependent succinate-semialdehyde dehydrogenase, whose amino-acid sequence MSLTLSRTELVRSTNLIDGTWRDALDGSRFAVTDPATLERVADAPDSGAADARAATDAAVRALPAWRATPARERAAILRAWHAAIVAHTDDLAKLMSREQGKPLAEARGEVAYGASYVLWFAEEATRTYGDLIPQQQRGKRLSAVKEPIGVVAAITPWNFPLAMIARKIAPALAAGCTVVAKPAEDTPLTALALAFLAQEAGVPPGVLNVIAASREHGIDAVADWLADGRVRKITFTGSTPVGKLLARESAATLKKLSLELGGNAPFIVFDDADLDAAVDGLMAAKFRNGGQTCVSPNRVYVQARIYDAFAAKLAARVGALKVAPATDPAAQIGPMINARATDKIARHVDDAVERGARVLTGGRRLPELGPNYYAPTVLADAAAGMQLGCEETFGPVAALFPFDTEDEAVGAANDTPFGLAAYFYTQDVRRIARVSARLETGIVGINEGALASEAAPFGGVKESGYGREGSRYGLDDYLSIKYLCQGGLD is encoded by the coding sequence ATGTCACTTACCCTTTCCCGCACCGAACTCGTTCGCAGTACAAACCTGATCGACGGCACGTGGCGCGACGCGCTCGACGGCAGCCGCTTCGCGGTCACCGATCCGGCGACGCTCGAGCGCGTGGCCGACGCGCCCGACAGCGGCGCGGCCGACGCGCGTGCCGCCACCGACGCCGCCGTGCGCGCGCTGCCCGCGTGGCGCGCGACGCCGGCCCGCGAACGCGCGGCGATCCTGCGCGCGTGGCATGCGGCGATCGTGGCGCACACCGACGATCTCGCGAAACTGATGTCGCGCGAACAGGGCAAGCCGCTCGCCGAAGCGCGCGGCGAAGTCGCGTATGGCGCGTCGTACGTGCTGTGGTTCGCCGAGGAAGCGACCCGCACGTACGGCGACCTGATTCCGCAGCAGCAGCGCGGCAAGCGGCTGAGTGCGGTCAAGGAGCCGATCGGCGTCGTCGCCGCGATCACGCCGTGGAATTTCCCGCTCGCGATGATCGCGCGCAAGATCGCGCCCGCGCTCGCGGCCGGCTGCACGGTCGTCGCGAAGCCGGCCGAAGACACGCCGCTCACGGCGCTCGCGCTGGCGTTCCTCGCGCAGGAAGCCGGCGTGCCGCCCGGCGTGCTGAACGTGATCGCCGCATCGCGCGAGCACGGCATCGACGCGGTGGCCGACTGGCTCGCCGACGGCCGCGTGCGCAAGATCACGTTTACGGGATCGACGCCCGTCGGCAAGCTGCTCGCGCGCGAATCGGCCGCGACGCTCAAGAAGCTGTCGCTCGAGCTCGGCGGCAATGCGCCGTTCATCGTGTTCGACGATGCGGATCTCGACGCCGCCGTCGACGGGCTGATGGCCGCCAAGTTCCGCAACGGCGGCCAGACCTGCGTGTCGCCGAATCGCGTGTACGTGCAGGCCCGCATCTACGACGCATTCGCCGCGAAGCTCGCCGCGCGGGTCGGCGCGTTGAAAGTCGCGCCCGCGACCGACCCGGCCGCGCAGATCGGCCCGATGATCAACGCACGCGCGACCGACAAGATCGCGCGCCATGTCGACGATGCGGTCGAGCGCGGCGCCCGCGTGCTGACGGGCGGCAGGCGCCTGCCCGAACTGGGGCCGAACTATTACGCGCCGACCGTGCTCGCCGATGCGGCCGCCGGCATGCAGCTCGGTTGCGAGGAGACCTTCGGGCCGGTCGCCGCGCTGTTTCCGTTCGATACCGAGGACGAAGCCGTCGGCGCCGCGAACGACACGCCGTTCGGGCTCGCCGCGTATTTCTACACGCAGGACGTGCGGCGGATCGCGCGCGTGTCGGCGCGGCTCGAAACGGGCATCGTCGGCATCAACGAAGGCGCGCTCGCGAGCGAAGCCGCGCCGTTCGGCGGCGTGAAGGAATCGGGCTATGGCCGCGAAGGTTCGCGCTACGGCCTCGACGACTACCTGTCGATCAAGTACCTGTGCCAGGGCGGGCTCGACTGA
- a CDS encoding M14 family metallopeptidase has product MTAFTPYPIEVSFPDLAPHRAGNTGVDHVYRFASGEAGPNVMVNALTHGNEVCGAIVVDALLALGVRPRRGTLTLSFANVAAYARFDPAQPDAARFVDQDFNRVWTPAVLDDLSARSVELDRARALRPFVDAADWLLDLHSMHERSAPLIVAGPLDKGVALARRVGAPATVIRDEGHPEGTRMRDYAAFGEPGSPKCAMLVECGQHWEARAVDVARDSTARFLVASGVIERDDLPADWFLPLPDTMRVVQVTEPVVATNGVFRFAGDYTGLEHFPDAGTVIGWSNEVPVVTPYPDCVLVMPSLRQLRPGVTVVRLGRLVDESGAPA; this is encoded by the coding sequence ATGACCGCTTTCACCCCCTACCCGATCGAGGTTTCGTTTCCCGACCTCGCGCCGCACCGCGCGGGCAATACCGGCGTCGACCACGTCTACCGCTTCGCGTCCGGCGAGGCCGGCCCGAACGTGATGGTCAACGCGCTCACGCATGGCAACGAAGTCTGCGGCGCGATCGTCGTCGACGCGCTGCTGGCGCTCGGCGTGCGGCCGCGTCGCGGCACGCTCACGCTGTCGTTCGCGAACGTCGCGGCCTATGCGCGCTTCGATCCCGCGCAGCCGGACGCGGCGCGCTTCGTCGACCAGGATTTCAACCGCGTGTGGACGCCCGCCGTGCTCGACGACCTGTCGGCCCGCTCGGTCGAACTCGATCGCGCCCGCGCGCTGCGCCCGTTCGTCGATGCGGCCGACTGGCTGCTCGACCTGCATTCGATGCATGAGCGCAGTGCGCCGCTGATCGTCGCGGGGCCGCTCGACAAGGGCGTCGCGCTCGCGCGCCGGGTCGGCGCGCCGGCCACCGTGATCCGCGACGAAGGCCACCCGGAAGGCACGCGGATGCGCGATTACGCGGCATTCGGCGAGCCGGGCAGCCCGAAATGCGCGATGCTGGTCGAATGCGGGCAGCACTGGGAAGCACGCGCGGTGGACGTCGCCCGCGACTCGACGGCCCGCTTCCTGGTCGCGTCCGGCGTGATCGAGCGTGACGACCTGCCCGCGGACTGGTTCCTGCCGCTGCCCGACACGATGCGCGTCGTGCAAGTGACGGAGCCCGTGGTCGCGACGAACGGCGTGTTTCGCTTTGCGGGCGACTATACCGGCCTCGAACATTTCCCGGACGCCGGCACCGTGATCGGCTGGTCGAACGAGGTCCCCGTCGTGACGCCCTATCCCGATTGCGTGCTCGTAATGCCGTCGCTGCGGCAATTGCGGCCCGGTGTCACCGTCGTCCGGCTCGGGCGGCTCGTCGACGAATCCGGCGCACCCGCCTGA
- a CDS encoding sensor domain-containing diguanylate cyclase: MSASTSIEKIADWAGRNHLVVGALGTLMSLAALSISAITLWATRSGVVEHAHETSRNVAAVLVSEIARTVETSNNALIALASNLGKPEVQHMDTGLRHDLLFQRAAAQYVTGMGVTDQYGRLIDGCCGPSHHWDFSDRDYFKVHRDAANVGLYVSEAYRARSRSGTESIALSRRIEGPNHAFNGIAIVAIDIAYFDQLLARLDVGRNGISAILRTDGTILARNPPLSEHQMVRLSRSKTFDRMLNQDSGFYASYSRIDGILRLYTFQRVPGTPLIAVVAPAERDVLAGFTRMSWSVGVSASFICALFCAVVWLLAFALRDNLRKQTLLTDLTRTDPLTGLCNRRALDVALADEWKRLQRSNEGSLSVLFIDADHFKQYNDRYGHAQGDTALRFLAECIRTHTRRRADIAARYGGEEFVAVLPDTDESGAAKVAEAIRAEVERNRLPEFAETVPPFTVSIGYATGHRARPVSVDALTHQADLALYTAKRHGRNRACRGDTGSLAHPV, encoded by the coding sequence ATGTCCGCATCCACATCCATCGAAAAAATCGCCGACTGGGCGGGACGAAACCATCTTGTCGTCGGCGCGCTCGGCACACTGATGTCGCTCGCCGCGCTGAGCATCAGCGCAATCACGCTGTGGGCCACGAGAAGCGGTGTCGTCGAGCATGCGCACGAGACCTCGCGCAACGTCGCCGCCGTGCTGGTCAGCGAGATCGCGCGGACCGTCGAAACGTCCAACAACGCACTGATCGCGCTCGCATCCAATCTCGGCAAGCCGGAGGTCCAGCATATGGACACCGGGCTTCGGCACGACCTGCTGTTCCAGCGCGCGGCCGCGCAATACGTGACCGGCATGGGTGTGACGGACCAGTACGGCCGCCTGATCGACGGGTGCTGCGGCCCGTCACATCATTGGGACTTCAGCGATCGCGACTACTTCAAGGTCCATCGCGACGCGGCGAACGTCGGCCTTTACGTATCGGAGGCCTATCGCGCGCGTTCGCGCAGCGGCACGGAGTCCATCGCGCTGTCCCGGCGCATCGAAGGTCCGAACCACGCGTTCAACGGGATCGCGATTGTCGCCATCGATATCGCCTACTTCGATCAGCTGCTTGCCCGCCTGGACGTCGGGCGGAACGGCATCAGCGCGATCCTGCGCACGGACGGCACCATCCTGGCCAGAAATCCGCCGCTGAGCGAACACCAGATGGTTCGCCTGAGCCGATCGAAGACCTTCGATCGCATGCTGAACCAGGATTCGGGGTTCTATGCGTCCTACTCGCGCATCGACGGAATCTTGCGGCTCTATACGTTCCAGCGGGTGCCCGGCACCCCGCTGATTGCCGTCGTCGCCCCTGCCGAGCGCGACGTGCTCGCCGGTTTCACGCGCATGTCATGGTCGGTCGGTGTGTCGGCATCGTTCATCTGCGCGCTGTTCTGCGCCGTCGTCTGGCTGCTCGCATTCGCGTTGCGGGACAATCTTCGCAAGCAGACCCTGCTGACCGATCTCACCCGCACCGATCCGCTGACGGGCCTGTGCAATCGCCGCGCGCTCGACGTCGCGCTGGCCGACGAATGGAAACGACTTCAGCGCAGCAATGAAGGCAGCCTGTCCGTGCTGTTCATCGATGCCGACCACTTCAAGCAGTACAACGACCGATACGGGCATGCGCAGGGTGACACGGCTCTGAGATTCCTGGCCGAATGCATCCGGACTCACACGCGGCGGCGCGCCGACATCGCCGCGCGTTACGGCGGCGAAGAGTTCGTCGCGGTGCTGCCGGACACCGACGAAAGCGGCGCCGCGAAGGTCGCGGAGGCCATTCGCGCGGAAGTGGAACGCAACCGGCTCCCCGAGTTCGCCGAGACGGTTCCCCCTTTCACGGTCAGCATCGGCTACGCGACCGGGCATCGCGCACGCCCGGTGTCCGTCGACGCGCTCACGCATCAAGCAGACCTCGCGTTGTATACGGCGAAGCGCCACGGTAGAAACCGCGCGTGCCGCGGCGACACGGGATCGCTTGCGCATCCGGTTTGA
- a CDS encoding methyl-accepting chemotaxis protein encodes MHGKQLTVRTKLTLTFGLLTCVVLLVSFLGIVSLSNANAVFANYVNGINARAELAAKVRVAVDRRAIAARNLVLVTTPHDLDLEKEAALQADRDVGTRIAALKNAVAEGTDATDKARELVRQIDQIEARYGPVARAIVDAALNNRRDQAITMMNEQCRPLLAQLVDASQAYIVYTRERAGQMVKESEDRYASRRALLIAICVAAVAGAVAAGFVIVRGLTRSLGTEPATLSDIAHRIAGGDLAAGSATADAPSGSVLASMREMQANLVRLIAQVRIASGNVATGASEIASGNQDLSSRTEQQAASLQETASSMEELTSTVRLNADNAQQASSLANNASEVAQRGSAAVGLVVETMTEISDSSTKIADITGMIEGIAFQTNILALNAAVEAARAGEQGRGFAVVASEVRSLAQRSSTAAKEIRQLITQSVHKIQDGSRLANNAGDTMNQVTQAVARVTDIMGEIAAASDEQSRGIEQVNLAITQMDEVTQQNAALVEEAAAASKSLEEQGSQLAESVSLFRLEAGASHA; translated from the coding sequence ATGCATGGCAAACAGTTAACGGTTCGCACGAAACTCACCCTTACATTTGGCCTCCTGACATGCGTGGTGCTGCTCGTTTCGTTCCTCGGCATCGTATCGCTCAGCAACGCGAACGCGGTGTTCGCAAACTACGTCAATGGCATCAACGCTCGCGCGGAACTGGCGGCCAAGGTCCGCGTCGCCGTCGATCGGCGCGCCATCGCGGCTCGCAACCTGGTGCTCGTGACGACGCCGCACGACCTGGACCTCGAGAAGGAAGCGGCGCTGCAGGCCGATCGCGACGTCGGCACACGGATCGCCGCACTCAAGAACGCCGTTGCCGAAGGCACCGACGCAACCGACAAGGCGCGCGAGCTGGTGCGGCAAATCGACCAGATCGAGGCCAGGTATGGCCCGGTGGCACGGGCCATCGTCGACGCCGCGCTGAACAACCGGCGCGATCAGGCCATCACGATGATGAACGAACAATGCCGACCGCTGCTGGCGCAGCTGGTCGACGCATCGCAGGCCTATATCGTGTACACGCGCGAACGCGCCGGGCAGATGGTGAAGGAGTCGGAAGACCGCTATGCGTCCCGGCGCGCGCTGCTCATCGCCATCTGCGTCGCCGCCGTCGCGGGCGCGGTGGCGGCGGGCTTCGTCATCGTGCGAGGGCTGACCCGTTCGCTCGGCACGGAGCCTGCCACGCTCAGCGACATCGCGCATCGCATCGCCGGCGGCGACCTCGCCGCCGGCTCCGCCACCGCCGACGCGCCGAGCGGCAGCGTGCTGGCCTCCATGCGCGAAATGCAGGCCAACCTGGTGCGCCTGATTGCGCAGGTCCGCATTGCGTCCGGCAATGTCGCGACAGGCGCGAGCGAAATCGCGTCCGGCAACCAGGATCTGTCGTCGCGCACCGAACAGCAGGCCGCATCGCTGCAGGAAACCGCCTCCAGCATGGAAGAATTGACGTCCACCGTGCGACTGAACGCCGACAATGCGCAGCAGGCGAGCTCGCTGGCCAATAACGCGTCGGAAGTCGCGCAGCGCGGCAGCGCCGCGGTCGGCCTGGTGGTCGAAACGATGACGGAGATCAGCGACAGCTCGACGAAAATCGCCGATATCACCGGGATGATCGAAGGGATCGCGTTCCAGACCAACATTCTCGCGCTCAACGCGGCCGTGGAGGCCGCACGCGCGGGCGAACAAGGCCGCGGCTTCGCGGTCGTGGCCAGCGAAGTGAGAAGTCTCGCGCAACGTTCATCGACCGCCGCGAAGGAAATCCGGCAACTGATCACGCAATCGGTCCATAAGATTCAGGACGGCTCGCGTCTCGCGAACAATGCGGGCGACACCATGAACCAGGTGACGCAGGCGGTGGCGCGCGTGACGGACATCATGGGCGAGATCGCCGCGGCATCGGACGAGCAGAGCCGCGGCATCGAGCAGGTCAACCTGGCCATCACGCAAATGGATGAAGTCACGCAACAGAATGCGGCGCTCGTCGAAGAAGCCGCCGCCGCATCGAAGTCGCTCGAGGAACAGGGCAGCCAGCTTGCCGAGTCGGTATCGCTGTTCCGGCTGGAAGCGGGCGCATCGCACGCATAG
- a CDS encoding phosphatase PAP2 family protein → MFASPSRLPLHVAALSTAIVLAACGGGDDVVATNSTNASVAAPPADPGFVDSAPVPSVPAFVDNVATNQRGDARYATLSTNAAVRVVSRFLDLWQPSTMLVDAGVTAAANGAFPAISPSTCTGLPGNGTPCGTSLNDTVLSANVQYVVNATTARTPQQADAAYFDDRRGKGYSVTDGMGPLTAAWRTAAQQTTSITSVPADATTVLYNDTGNNVGVGSSGNANFGKVVDLLNEMGNNASTEPAKRFYKYARPYRWSSSVVVAPTLVPAESTTPATDGGFISGHQAEAMRDAVTMAWLVPERFQEMVGRGLELGENRILAGMHSPLDVIGGRMLALAVSAANLAAYASDAQAAYGQAHQTLQQLTGTTDATFAAFARSGTTATDRFADYSTNKAAFTRRMTYGFGAIDATGAPPVVPKGAEILLQTRFPYLGADQRRVVLKTTELPSGYPVMNDAEGWGRLNLFAAADGYGAFNGNVIVAMDASKGGLNAADLWRNDIAGAGKLTLQGSGTLTLAGNNSYTGGTQVSGGTLAAASTMAFGNGDVYVGSGGGIRIAAGAPVTIATRYTQLDNTTLELDIDGNGGGRLRVGGAFTVAGGTLHVKFVNGYTPKAGDTIALIDAAAGAAKFSTVTVDGFKATPVYTATGVSITLSAA, encoded by the coding sequence ATGTTTGCGTCACCGAGCCGTCTCCCGCTGCACGTCGCAGCCCTATCGACCGCGATCGTCCTGGCTGCCTGCGGCGGCGGCGACGATGTCGTCGCAACGAACTCGACGAACGCCTCGGTCGCGGCGCCGCCGGCCGACCCCGGCTTCGTCGACAGCGCGCCCGTTCCGAGCGTGCCCGCGTTCGTCGACAACGTCGCGACCAACCAGCGCGGCGACGCTCGTTATGCAACGCTGTCGACCAACGCCGCCGTGCGCGTGGTGAGCCGCTTCCTCGACCTGTGGCAGCCGTCGACGATGCTCGTCGATGCCGGCGTGACCGCGGCGGCCAACGGCGCGTTTCCGGCCATCTCGCCTTCCACCTGCACGGGGCTGCCCGGCAACGGCACGCCGTGCGGCACGAGCCTGAACGACACGGTGCTGTCGGCGAACGTGCAATACGTGGTCAACGCGACGACCGCGCGCACGCCGCAGCAAGCCGACGCCGCCTACTTCGACGACCGGCGCGGCAAGGGCTACAGCGTGACGGACGGCATGGGGCCGCTCACCGCGGCATGGCGCACCGCGGCCCAGCAGACGACCAGCATCACCAGCGTGCCGGCCGACGCCACGACCGTCCTCTATAACGACACCGGCAACAACGTCGGCGTGGGCAGCAGCGGCAACGCGAATTTCGGGAAAGTCGTCGACCTGCTCAACGAGATGGGCAACAACGCGTCGACCGAACCCGCGAAGCGCTTCTACAAATATGCGCGGCCGTATCGCTGGAGTTCGAGCGTCGTCGTCGCGCCGACGCTCGTGCCCGCGGAAAGCACGACGCCGGCGACCGACGGCGGCTTCATCAGCGGTCACCAGGCCGAAGCGATGCGCGACGCCGTGACGATGGCGTGGCTCGTGCCCGAGCGTTTCCAGGAAATGGTCGGCCGCGGCCTCGAGCTCGGCGAGAACCGGATCCTCGCCGGCATGCACTCGCCGCTCGACGTGATCGGCGGCCGCATGCTCGCGCTGGCCGTCAGCGCGGCCAACCTCGCCGCATACGCGAGCGACGCGCAGGCCGCGTATGGCCAGGCACACCAGACGCTGCAGCAGCTTACCGGCACGACCGATGCGACCTTCGCCGCATTCGCGCGCTCGGGCACGACGGCGACCGACCGGTTCGCCGACTACTCGACCAACAAGGCGGCCTTCACGCGCCGCATGACGTACGGCTTCGGCGCGATCGACGCGACCGGCGCGCCGCCGGTCGTGCCGAAGGGTGCGGAGATCCTGCTGCAGACGCGCTTCCCGTATCTGGGCGCGGACCAGCGGCGTGTCGTGCTGAAGACCACCGAACTGCCGTCCGGCTACCCGGTGATGAACGACGCGGAAGGCTGGGGCCGGCTGAACCTGTTCGCGGCCGCCGACGGCTACGGCGCGTTCAACGGCAACGTGATCGTCGCGATGGACGCGTCGAAGGGCGGCCTCAACGCCGCCGACCTGTGGCGCAACGACATCGCGGGCGCCGGCAAGCTGACGCTGCAGGGCAGCGGCACGCTGACGCTGGCTGGCAACAACAGCTATACGGGCGGCACGCAGGTCAGCGGCGGCACGCTCGCCGCGGCTTCCACGATGGCGTTCGGCAACGGCGACGTGTATGTCGGTTCCGGCGGCGGCATCCGGATCGCGGCCGGCGCACCGGTGACAATCGCGACCCGCTACACGCAGCTCGACAACACGACGCTCGAACTCGACATCGACGGCAACGGCGGCGGGCGCCTGCGCGTCGGTGGTGCGTTCACCGTCGCGGGCGGCACGCTGCACGTGAAGTTCGTGAACGGTTATACGCCGAAAGCCGGCGACACCATCGCGCTGATCGACGCGGCAGCAGGCGCCGCGAAATTCTCGACGGTGACGGTCGACGGCTTCAAGGCGACGCCGGTCTATACGGCGACGGGTGTGTCGATCACGCTGTCGGCGGCATAA